A window of Pomacea canaliculata isolate SZHN2017 linkage group LG3, ASM307304v1, whole genome shotgun sequence contains these coding sequences:
- the LOC112559658 gene encoding dehydrogenase/reductase SDR family member on chromosome X-like produces MFKIFYIESTFLTKTIADVVVFNFVYAVPQKVCKALPLQSGKTAIVTGGAAGIGFHITKHLVSLGARVIIASRSRKQAESAIARIRENHPDAEVEFMFLDLASFDSVRKFADDFFSKDWALHILINNAGVMLVPCKNTEDGFEYHLQVNFLSHALLTTLLLDKMESSAAIGNTVVSVVNVSSVAHEAANFRNKIFEGCEDNWSYSSHNAYAVSKLAIVMYTYALSRKLAVRNSPVTVNAVHPGIVDTNLYCHVHPPISWALGILKNFLFMSPQNASKALLHVALSPDLNKYSGFYFSNCQQKASSSLSYSLSLQEYIYNRTCKIINKKRD; encoded by the exons atgttcaaaatattttatattgaatCCACTTTTTTAACAAAGACTATAGCGGACGTGG TCGTTTTCAACTTTGTTTATGCTGTTCCACAGAAAGTATGCAAAG CTCTGCCATTGCAAAGTGGGAAGACGGCAATAGTAACTGGAGGGGCAGCAGGTATTGGATTTCACATCACCAAACACCTTGTATCTCTTGGTGCTCGTGTAATCATAG CATCTAGGTCCAGAAAACAAGCAGAGTCTGCAATTGCAAGAATTAGAGAAAACCACCCAGATGCTGAAG ttgaatTCATGTTTCTTGATCTTGCCTCTTTTGATTCTGTGAGAAAATTTgcggatgattttttttcaaaagactggGCGCTGCATATTCTGATCAACAATG CTGGAGTTATGTTGGTTCCCTGCAAGAACACAGAGGATGGGTTTGAATACCATCTGCAGGTCAACTTTCTGTCTCATGCTCTCCTTACCACACTTCTGCTAGATAAAATGGAATCTAGTGCTGCAATTGGCAACACTGTTGTGAGTGTTGTCAATGTATCATCTGTTGCACATGAAGCTGCAAACTTTAGAAATAAGATATTTGAAGG aTGTGAAGACAACTGGAGTTACTCATCACACAACGCATATGCAGTTTCTAAGCTGGCCATTGTTATGTACACTTATGCTCTTAGCAGAAAACTTGCTGTGAGGAACTCACCAGTAACAGTAAATGCAGTACACCCAGGTATTGTCGACACAAATCTGTACTGCCATGTTCATCCACCCATTTCATGGGCTCTGGGTATTttgaagaattttctttttatg TCACCTCAAAATGCATCCAAGGCCCTGCTACATGTAGCTTTGTCACCGGATTTGAACAAATATTCAGGATTTTACTTCAGCAACTGCCAGCAGAAAGCATCCAGCTCACTTTCCTACTCTCTATCCCTTCAGGAATACATTTATAACAGAACCTGTAAAATTATCAATAAGAAAAGAGATTGA
- the LOC112560663 gene encoding uncharacterized protein LOC112560663 — translation MSGRTTNNCNILLAAACVRAAAHSEAKHVTTFADKVMVPDHSYAVGNSDPVCKMLDEICLKQKEKDHTYSASSRLGRTPIVKSQSLGVQQGKCQTVSEPIPIHHLRRSSSEDNLPRVEFKSEENKARVGLGQCHAVAARKSMSFERVHTAMDLSSVSSLVPKVPVHGKYGIQVPETSKSVAAPSWPRKEDHTYATFSGDCKITQGHENVTVALNPAQDVRLLAKTNNSELASLGLNRHDHTYDKAKQHICTKLSSADFALLARGKAALLSKDHTYFSNCINVSKCYGTEGGTIAKSRKQMNLVSKSCSMGHIGLVGMAHQHHILVPTDHNYSASA, via the coding sequence atgtCTGGACGAACAACGAATAATTGTAACATCTTACTAGCTGCTGCATGTGTGCGAGCTGCTGCTCATTCTGAAGCGAAACATGTGACCACGTTCGCGGATAAGGTGATGGTCCCAGACCATTCATATGCTGTCGGTAATTCCGATCCTGTGTGTAAAATGTTAGACGAAATATGCctaaagcagaaagaaaaagaccatACTTATTCTGCATCAAGTCGTTTAGGCCGAACACCTATAGTGAAATCCCAGTCGCTTGGGGTTCAGCAAGGCAAATGTCAAACTGTAAGTGAGCCCATTCCGATTCATCATTTACGTAGAAGTTCGTCAGAGGACAATTTACCTCGTGTTGAGTTTAAATCGGAGGAGAACAAAGCACGTGTTGGATTAGGTCAGTGTCATGCAGTGGCAGCCCGAAAATCTATGTCTTTTGAACGTGTGCACACAGCTATGGACTTGAGTTCTGTTTCTTCACTTGTGCCAAAAGTGCCAGTCCATGGTAAATACGGCATTCAGGTGCCAGAGACAAGTAAATCAGTGGCAGCCCCATCCTGGCCGAGAAAAGAGGATCACACATACGCCACTTTCAGTGGTGATTGCAAGATAACTCAGGGACACGAAAACGTAACTGTAGCCCTAAATCCTGCTCAAGATGTGAGACTGCTGGCCAAGACTAACAACAGTGAATTAGCATCACTGGGACTTAATCGTCATGATCATACTTACGATAAGGCAAAGCAGCATATATGCACCAAGCTCAGCTCAGCAGATTTTGCTTTACTTGCCAGAGGCAAGGCAGCATTATTAAGTAAGGACCATACTTATTTCAGCAATTGTATTAATGTCTCGAAGTGCTATGGCACTGAAGGAGGGACAATAGCAAAATCTAGGAAGCAGATGAACCTTGTGTCAAAGTCTTGCAGCATGGGCCACATAGGTCTAGTGGGAATGGCACATCAGCACCATATCCTGGTACCTACTGACCATAACTACAGTGCTTCAGCCTGA